One Cricetulus griseus strain 17A/GY chromosome 5, alternate assembly CriGri-PICRH-1.0, whole genome shotgun sequence genomic window carries:
- the Dcaf4 gene encoding DDB1- and CUL4-associated factor 4 isoform X4: MESRRLQLLQQEDRQKKKITRMGFNASSILRKKQLGFLNITNYCRLAHELRVSCMERRKVEIQSSDPSALASDQFNFILADTSSDRLFTVNDVQIGGSKYGIINLQGLKAPTFKVHMYENLYFTNRKVNSVCWASLNHLDSHILLCLMGLAETPGCATLLPASLFVSNHQAGTDQPGVLCSFRIPGAWSCAWSLNTQANNCFSTGLSRRVLLTNVVTGHRQSYGTNSDVLAQQFAVKTPLLFNGCRSGEIFAIDLRSPSQAKGWKATHIFHDSAVTSVRVLKEEQYVMASDMAGKIKLWDLRATKCVRQYEGHVNEYAYLPLHVHEEEGILVAVGQDCYTRIWSLHDAHLLRTIPSPYPTSKANIPSVAFSPRLGGPQGAPGLLMAVQQDLYCFSYSSFCPGNLEEDRWE; this comes from the exons AAAATTACTAGAATGGGATTTAATGCATCTTCCATCCTACGGAAAAAACAGCTGGGTTTTCTCAACATCACCAATTATTGCCG TTTAGCCCATGAGCTGAGAGTGAGCTgcatggagagaagaaaggtggAGATTCAGAGCTCAGACCCTTCTGCTCTAGCAAGTGACCAGTTTAACTTCATCCTG GCAGATACTAGCAGTGACCGCCTCTTCACAGTGAATGACGTCCAAATCGGAGGCTCCAAGTATGGCATCATCAACCTGCAGGGACTGAAGGCTCCCACGTTCAAGGTGCACATGTATGAGAACCTGTACTTCACCAACAGGAAG GTGAACTCTGTGTGCTGGGCATCCCTCAATCACTTGGATTCCCACATCCT GCTATGCCTCATGGGCCTTGCAGAGACACCAGGCTGCGCCACCCTGCTCCCAGCATCACTGTTCGTCAGTAATCACCAAG cAGGTACAGACCAGCCCGGCGTTCTCTGCAGTTTCCGGATCCCTGGTGCCTGGTCCTGTGCCTGGTCCCTGAACACCCAGGCCAATAACTGCTTCAGTACAG GTTTGTCTCGAAGGGTCCTGTTGACCAACGTGGTGACAGGACACCGGCAGTCGTATGGAACCAACAGTGATGTCTTGGCTCAGCAATTTGCAGTCAAG ACTCCTTTACTGTTTAATGGCTGTCGTTCTGGGGAGATCTTTGCCATTGACCTGCGTTCTCCAAGTCAAGCCAAGGGCTGGAAGGCCACCCACATCTTCCATGATTCAGCAGTGACCTCTGTACGGGTCCTTAAGGAAGAGCAATACGTGATGGCATCAGACATGGCTGGAAAG ATCAAGCTGTGGGACCTGAGGGCCACCAAATGTGTGAGGCAGTATGAAGGACACGTGAATGAGTATGCCTACCTGCCCCTGCATGTGCATGAGGAGGAAGGAATCCTAGTGGCAG TGGGCCAAGACTGCTACACCAGAATCTGGAGCCTCCATGACGCACACCTGCTCAGAACCATACCTTCTCCATACCCCACCTCCAAGGCTAACATTCCCAGTGTGGCCTTCTCTCCTCGCCTTGGGGGCccccagggagccccagggcTGCTCATGGCTGTCCAGCAGGACCTTTACTGTTTCTCCTACAGCTCATTCTGTCCAGGCAATCTGGAGGAGGACAGGTGGGAATGA
- the Dcaf4 gene encoding DDB1- and CUL4-associated factor 4 isoform X5, giving the protein MYENLYFTNRKVNSVCWASLNHLDSHILLCLMGLAETPGCATLLPASLFVSNHQAGTDQPGVLCSFRIPGAWSCAWSLNTQANNCFSTGLSRRVLLTNVVTGHRQSYGTNSDVLAQQFAVKTPLLFNGCRSGEIFAIDLRSPSQAKGWKATHIFHDSAVTSVRVLKEEQYVMASDMAGKIKLWDLRATKCVRQYEGHVNEYAYLPLHVHEEEGILVAVGQDCYTRIWSLHDAHLLRTIPSPYPTSKANIPSVAFSPRLGGPQGAPGLLMAVQQDLYCFSYSSFCPGNLEEDRWE; this is encoded by the exons ATGTATGAGAACCTGTACTTCACCAACAGGAAG GTGAACTCTGTGTGCTGGGCATCCCTCAATCACTTGGATTCCCACATCCT GCTATGCCTCATGGGCCTTGCAGAGACACCAGGCTGCGCCACCCTGCTCCCAGCATCACTGTTCGTCAGTAATCACCAAG cAGGTACAGACCAGCCCGGCGTTCTCTGCAGTTTCCGGATCCCTGGTGCCTGGTCCTGTGCCTGGTCCCTGAACACCCAGGCCAATAACTGCTTCAGTACAG GTTTGTCTCGAAGGGTCCTGTTGACCAACGTGGTGACAGGACACCGGCAGTCGTATGGAACCAACAGTGATGTCTTGGCTCAGCAATTTGCAGTCAAG ACTCCTTTACTGTTTAATGGCTGTCGTTCTGGGGAGATCTTTGCCATTGACCTGCGTTCTCCAAGTCAAGCCAAGGGCTGGAAGGCCACCCACATCTTCCATGATTCAGCAGTGACCTCTGTACGGGTCCTTAAGGAAGAGCAATACGTGATGGCATCAGACATGGCTGGAAAG ATCAAGCTGTGGGACCTGAGGGCCACCAAATGTGTGAGGCAGTATGAAGGACACGTGAATGAGTATGCCTACCTGCCCCTGCATGTGCATGAGGAGGAAGGAATCCTAGTGGCAG TGGGCCAAGACTGCTACACCAGAATCTGGAGCCTCCATGACGCACACCTGCTCAGAACCATACCTTCTCCATACCCCACCTCCAAGGCTAACATTCCCAGTGTGGCCTTCTCTCCTCGCCTTGGGGGCccccagggagccccagggcTGCTCATGGCTGTCCAGCAGGACCTTTACTGTTTCTCCTACAGCTCATTCTGTCCAGGCAATCTGGAGGAGGACAGGTGGGAATGA